From Cronobacter turicensis z3032, the proteins below share one genomic window:
- a CDS encoding Phosphoribosyl-dephospho-CoA transferase, producing MTDTPRPHDLLWLNRRDALQGIDAPWVSEQWRSHLPVVVRRDVNDNGLIPVGVRGVKREQRAAGWVSAQDITRAATPESLACLNTLLRSPFVSQQPVQAAIQLAQRQWPWAWGITGSTGYALATEMPVLHAASDLDLTIRAPAPVEPDAFAAWQRLVTQLPCRADTQVETPLGAFSLTEWLRDGRALLKTNQGARLVRDPWRREDA from the coding sequence ATGACCGACACGCCGCGCCCTCACGATCTCCTCTGGCTTAACCGTCGCGACGCGCTTCAGGGCATCGATGCGCCCTGGGTGAGCGAGCAGTGGCGCAGCCATCTGCCTGTGGTGGTGCGGCGTGATGTGAACGATAACGGGCTTATCCCCGTCGGCGTGCGCGGCGTGAAGCGTGAACAGCGCGCCGCCGGCTGGGTAAGCGCGCAGGATATCACCCGGGCGGCGACGCCCGAATCGCTCGCCTGTCTTAATACGCTGTTGCGCTCGCCGTTTGTTTCACAGCAGCCGGTGCAGGCGGCCATCCAGCTGGCCCAGCGGCAATGGCCGTGGGCGTGGGGCATTACCGGCTCTACCGGCTATGCGCTCGCCACAGAAATGCCGGTGCTGCACGCGGCAAGCGATCTGGATCTTACGATTCGCGCGCCCGCGCCCGTTGAGCCTGACGCGTTCGCCGCCTGGCAGCGTCTCGTCACACAACTGCCGTGCCGCGCCGATACGCAGGTTGAAACGCCGCTCGGCGCGTTTTCGCTGACCGAATGGCTGCGCGACGGGCGCGCGCTGTTAAAAACCAACCAGGGCGCGCGGCTCGTGCGCGACCCCTGGCGCAGGGAGGATGCATGA
- the mauR gene encoding Malonate utilization transcriptional regulator has translation MNRVRWRFTPPSPAVKLPDPVPQDRARMKLAIDDDITFRKLSIFMAFMEKGNIARTAEALGVSAVSVHRALHSLEEGLRCPLFVHKGRSLVALPAAETLLEYCQEAIGLMVRGIEETRRAAGVGLGRLRVGTLYSLTLETVPRLLMGMKLRRPELELDLTMGSNQVLLNMLEDNGLDAILISVSEAQIDRKTLEVTPLFHDDIYLAAPASETLDTRREADLRHYKDRKFVSLAEGFATYAGFQEAFHVAGFEPDIVTRVNDIFSMLSLVQAGVGFSLVPGRMKKLYENDLQLLKLAEPYQMRQQIALVFARSRERDPNLLALAAECRMYALSLSKN, from the coding sequence ATGAACCGCGTCCGATGGAGGTTTACCCCGCCGTCCCCAGCCGTTAAGCTTCCTGATCCCGTTCCTCAAGACCGTGCCCGCATGAAATTAGCCATCGACGACGACATCACGTTTCGCAAGCTCTCTATCTTTATGGCGTTTATGGAGAAGGGAAACATCGCCCGTACCGCCGAGGCGCTGGGCGTAAGCGCCGTCAGCGTGCACCGCGCGCTGCACAGTCTGGAAGAAGGACTGCGTTGCCCGTTGTTCGTCCACAAGGGCCGCAGCCTGGTGGCGCTGCCTGCCGCCGAAACGCTGCTGGAGTATTGCCAGGAGGCGATCGGTCTGATGGTGCGCGGCATTGAAGAGACGCGGCGCGCGGCGGGCGTCGGTCTTGGACGGCTGCGGGTCGGCACGCTCTATTCGCTCACGCTGGAAACGGTGCCGCGTCTGCTGATGGGTATGAAGCTGCGCCGCCCGGAACTGGAACTCGATCTGACGATGGGATCTAACCAGGTGCTGCTGAATATGCTGGAGGACAACGGACTGGATGCGATCCTGATTTCCGTTTCAGAAGCGCAGATTGACCGCAAAACGCTGGAAGTGACGCCGCTGTTTCACGACGATATCTATCTGGCGGCCCCGGCGTCAGAGACGCTCGATACCCGCCGCGAGGCCGATTTGCGCCACTATAAAGACCGCAAATTCGTCTCGCTGGCGGAAGGATTCGCCACCTACGCCGGTTTTCAGGAGGCGTTCCACGTGGCAGGGTTCGAGCCGGATATCGTCACGCGGGTGAATGATATTTTCTCCATGCTGAGCCTGGTGCAGGCGGGCGTGGGCTTCTCGCTGGTGCCAGGTCGCATGAAAAAACTGTATGAAAACGACCTGCAACTGCTGAAGCTGGCGGAGCCTTACCAGATGCGCCAGCAGATTGCGCTGGTCTTCGCCCGCAGCCGCGAGCGCGACCCTAACCTGCTGGCGCTGGCGGCGGAGTGCCGCATGTACGCCTTAAGCCTCAGCAAAAACTAA
- the parE gene encoding DNA topoisomerase 4 subunit B, whose translation MTQSYNADAIEVLTGLEPVRRRPGMYTDTSRPNHLGQEVIDNSVDEALAGHARRVDVILHADQSLEVIDDGRGMPVDIHPEEGVPAVELILCRLHAGGKFSNKNYQFSGGLHGVGISVVNALSKRVEVNVKRDGQIYNIAFENGEKVKELSVVGTCPKRQTGTSVHFWPDEKFFDSPRFSVSRLTHLLKAKAVLCPGVEINFKDQVNNTEQRWCYLDGLNDYLCEAVNGLITLPEKPFIGNFSGETEAVDWALLWLPEGGELLTESYVNLIPTMQGGTHVNGLRQGLLDAMREFCEYRNILPRGVKLSAEDIWERCAYVLSVKMQDPQFAGQTKERLSSRQCAAFVSGVVKDAFSLWLNQNVQAAEQLAELAIASAQRRLRAAKKVVRKKLTSGPALPGKLADCTAQDLNRTELFLVEGDSAGGSAKQARDREYQAIMPLKGKILNTWEVSSDEVLASQEVHDISVAIGIDPDSDDLSQLRYGKVCILADADSDGLHIATLLCALFVKHFRSLVKGGHVYVAMPPLYRIDLGKEVYYALDEEEKAGVLEQLKRKKGKPNVQRFKGLGEMNPMQLRETTLDPNTRRLVQLTISDDDDARTLAVMDMLLAKKRSEDRRNWLQEKGDMADIEV comes from the coding sequence ATGACCCAATCCTATAATGCCGATGCCATTGAGGTGCTCACCGGGCTTGAGCCGGTGCGCCGCCGTCCGGGGATGTATACCGACACCTCCCGTCCCAACCATCTGGGCCAGGAAGTTATTGATAACAGCGTCGATGAAGCGCTGGCCGGGCACGCCAGACGCGTCGACGTGATCCTTCACGCCGACCAGTCGCTGGAAGTTATCGACGACGGGCGCGGCATGCCGGTGGATATCCATCCGGAAGAGGGCGTTCCCGCCGTGGAACTGATCCTCTGCCGTCTGCACGCGGGCGGTAAATTCTCGAACAAAAACTACCAGTTCTCCGGCGGCCTGCATGGCGTGGGGATCTCTGTGGTTAACGCCCTGTCAAAACGCGTGGAAGTCAACGTGAAACGCGACGGGCAGATCTACAACATCGCTTTTGAAAATGGCGAAAAGGTGAAAGAGCTGAGCGTGGTCGGCACCTGCCCGAAGCGCCAGACCGGCACCAGCGTCCACTTCTGGCCGGATGAAAAATTCTTCGACAGCCCGCGCTTTTCCGTCTCCCGCCTGACGCACCTGCTGAAAGCGAAAGCGGTACTTTGCCCGGGCGTTGAGATCAACTTTAAAGATCAGGTGAACAACACCGAGCAGCGCTGGTGCTACCTGGATGGTCTCAACGACTACCTGTGTGAAGCGGTAAACGGGCTGATTACCCTGCCGGAAAAACCGTTTATCGGTAACTTCTCCGGCGAGACGGAAGCGGTGGACTGGGCGCTGCTGTGGCTGCCGGAAGGCGGCGAGCTGCTAACCGAAAGCTACGTTAACCTGATCCCGACCATGCAGGGCGGCACCCACGTCAACGGCCTGCGCCAGGGCCTGCTGGACGCCATGCGTGAGTTCTGCGAATACCGCAACATCCTGCCGCGCGGCGTGAAGCTCTCGGCGGAAGATATCTGGGAGCGCTGCGCCTATGTCCTGTCGGTGAAAATGCAGGATCCGCAATTCGCGGGCCAGACTAAAGAGCGCCTGTCGTCACGCCAGTGCGCGGCGTTTGTCTCAGGCGTGGTGAAAGACGCTTTCAGCCTGTGGCTTAACCAGAACGTCCAGGCGGCGGAACAGCTCGCGGAGCTCGCCATCGCCAGCGCTCAGCGTCGTCTGCGCGCGGCCAAAAAAGTGGTGCGTAAAAAGCTCACCAGCGGCCCGGCGCTGCCCGGCAAACTGGCGGACTGCACCGCGCAGGATCTCAACCGCACAGAGCTTTTCCTGGTGGAAGGGGATTCCGCAGGCGGCTCCGCCAAACAGGCGCGCGATCGCGAATATCAGGCGATCATGCCGCTTAAGGGTAAGATCCTGAATACCTGGGAAGTGTCGTCGGATGAAGTGCTGGCCTCGCAGGAGGTGCACGATATCTCTGTTGCGATCGGCATCGATCCGGACAGCGACGATCTCAGCCAGCTGCGTTACGGCAAAGTCTGTATCCTCGCGGATGCGGACTCCGACGGTCTGCATATCGCCACGCTGCTGTGCGCGCTGTTTGTGAAACACTTCCGCTCGCTGGTGAAAGGCGGTCACGTTTACGTTGCCATGCCGCCGCTCTACCGTATCGATCTCGGCAAAGAGGTCTACTACGCGCTGGACGAAGAAGAAAAAGCGGGCGTGCTGGAACAGCTCAAGCGTAAAAAGGGCAAGCCGAACGTACAGCGCTTTAAAGGCCTCGGCGAAATGAACCCGATGCAGCTGCGCGAAACGACGCTGGATCCGAACACCCGCCGCCTGGTGCAGCTCACCATCAGCGACGACGACGACGCGCGCACGCTGGCGGTGATGGATATGCTGCTCGCCAAAAAACGCTCCGAAGACCGCCGTAACTGGCTGCAGGAGAAAGGCGATATGGCGGATATCGAAGTCTGA
- the parC gene encoding DNA topoisomerase 4 subunit A, with product MSDLTHDGAERLALHEFTENAYLNYSMYVIMDRALPFIGDGLKPVQRRIVYAMSELGLNASAKFKKSARTVGDVLGKYHPHGDSACYEAMVLMAQPFSYRYPLVDGQGNWGAPDDPKSFAAMRYTESRLSKYAEVLLGELGQGTVDYVPNFDGTLNEPKMLPARLPNILLNGTTGIAVGMATDIPPHNLREVAKAAVSLIDSPKTTLDELLDIVQGPDYPTEAEIITSRAEIRKIYQSGRGSVRMRAVWKKEDGAVVISALPHQVSGARVLEQIASQMRAKKLPMVDDLRDESDHENPTRLVIVPRSNRVDMDQVMNHLFATTDLEKSYRINLNMIGLDGRPAVKNLLEILTEWLVFRRDTVRRRLNYRLDKVMRRLHILEGLLVAFLNIDEVIEIIRGEDEPKPVLMSRFGISETQAEAILELKLRHLAKLEEMKIRGEQSDLEKERDQLQGILASERKMNTLLKKEIQADADAYGDDRRSPLHEREEAKAMSEHDMLPSEPVTIVLSQMGWVRSAKGHDIDAKALSYKAGDNWLSSAKGKTNQPVVFIDSTGRSYALDPVSLPSARGQGEPLTGKLTLPPGAVVEHMLMTGEDQKLLMASDAGYGFVCTFNDLVARNRAGKALITLPENAHVLKPLEIEHDDDMLLAITAAGRMLMFPVADLPQLSKGKGNKIISIPSADAAKGDDKLAYLTILPPQSTVTLHVGKRKIKLRPEELQKVHGERGRRGTLMRGLQRIDSVEVDAPSRPKADDGEA from the coding sequence ATGAGTGACTTAACTCACGATGGTGCAGAGCGCCTCGCGCTGCATGAATTCACGGAAAACGCCTATCTGAACTACTCCATGTACGTCATCATGGATCGCGCGCTGCCGTTTATCGGCGACGGGCTTAAGCCTGTTCAACGCCGCATCGTCTATGCCATGTCGGAACTGGGGTTGAATGCCAGCGCCAAATTCAAAAAATCCGCCCGTACCGTGGGTGACGTGCTGGGTAAATATCACCCGCACGGCGACAGCGCCTGCTATGAAGCGATGGTGCTGATGGCGCAGCCGTTCTCGTACCGTTACCCGCTGGTGGACGGGCAGGGGAACTGGGGCGCGCCGGACGATCCGAAATCCTTCGCGGCGATGCGTTACACCGAATCGCGTCTCTCTAAATATGCCGAAGTGCTGCTGGGCGAGCTGGGCCAGGGCACTGTGGATTATGTCCCGAACTTCGACGGGACGCTGAACGAGCCGAAAATGCTGCCGGCGCGCCTGCCGAACATTCTGCTGAACGGCACCACGGGCATCGCGGTGGGTATGGCGACGGATATTCCGCCGCACAACCTGCGTGAAGTGGCTAAAGCGGCCGTCAGCCTTATCGACAGCCCGAAAACCACGCTTGATGAACTGCTGGATATCGTGCAGGGCCCGGATTACCCGACCGAAGCGGAAATCATTACCTCCCGCGCTGAAATCCGCAAAATCTACCAGAGCGGCCGCGGCTCGGTGCGTATGCGCGCCGTGTGGAAGAAAGAAGACGGCGCGGTGGTTATTTCCGCGCTGCCGCATCAGGTGTCCGGCGCCCGCGTGCTGGAGCAGATTGCAAGCCAGATGCGCGCCAAAAAGCTGCCGATGGTCGATGACCTGCGCGATGAGTCCGATCACGAGAACCCGACGCGTCTGGTTATCGTGCCGCGCTCTAACCGCGTGGATATGGATCAGGTGATGAACCACCTGTTCGCCACCACCGATCTGGAAAAAAGCTACCGCATTAACCTCAACATGATTGGGCTTGATGGCCGCCCGGCGGTGAAAAACCTGCTGGAGATCCTCACCGAATGGCTGGTGTTCCGTCGCGATACGGTGCGCCGCCGTCTGAACTATCGCCTCGATAAAGTCATGCGTCGCCTGCATATCCTGGAAGGTTTGCTGGTCGCGTTCCTCAATATCGACGAAGTGATTGAGATTATCCGCGGCGAAGATGAGCCGAAGCCGGTGCTGATGAGCCGTTTCGGCATCAGCGAAACGCAGGCGGAAGCTATCCTCGAACTTAAACTGCGCCATCTCGCGAAGCTTGAAGAGATGAAGATCCGCGGCGAGCAGAGCGATCTGGAAAAAGAACGCGATCAGCTCCAGGGCATTCTCGCCTCCGAGCGCAAAATGAATACTCTCCTGAAAAAAGAGATCCAGGCGGATGCCGACGCGTACGGCGACGATCGCCGCTCGCCGCTGCATGAGCGTGAAGAAGCGAAAGCGATGAGCGAGCATGACATGTTGCCGTCCGAGCCGGTCACTATCGTACTCTCCCAGATGGGCTGGGTGCGCAGCGCCAAAGGCCACGACATCGACGCCAAAGCGCTGAGTTATAAAGCAGGCGACAACTGGCTCTCGTCAGCGAAAGGCAAAACCAACCAGCCGGTGGTGTTTATCGACTCCACGGGCCGCAGCTACGCGCTGGATCCGGTATCGCTGCCGTCGGCGCGCGGTCAGGGCGAGCCGCTTACCGGCAAACTGACGCTGCCGCCAGGCGCGGTAGTGGAACATATGCTGATGACCGGCGAAGATCAGAAGCTCCTGATGGCCTCTGACGCGGGTTACGGTTTTGTCTGCACCTTCAACGATCTGGTGGCGCGCAACCGCGCCGGTAAAGCGCTGATTACGCTGCCGGAAAACGCGCATGTGCTCAAACCGCTGGAAATTGAACATGACGACGATATGCTGCTCGCCATTACGGCGGCGGGGCGTATGCTGATGTTCCCGGTGGCCGATCTCCCGCAGCTCTCCAAAGGCAAGGGCAACAAAATTATCTCGATTCCTTCCGCCGATGCGGCGAAGGGCGACGATAAGCTTGCCTATCTCACCATCCTGCCGCCGCAGAGCACCGTGACGCTGCATGTCGGCAAGCGCAAGATCAAACTGCGCCCGGAAGAGTTGCAAAAAGTGCATGGCGAACGCGGGCGTCGCGGTACGCTGATGCGCGGCTTACAACGCATCGACAGCGTCGAAGTGGACGCCCCGTCGCGCCCGAAAGCTGACGACGGCGAGGCGTAA
- the mdaB gene encoding Modulator of drug activity B: MSNVLIINGAKEFAHSKGQLNDTLTEVAESYLRDVGHDVKVTRADGEYDAKEEVQKYLWADVIIYQMPGWWMGAPWTVKKYIDDVFTEGHGALYASDGRTRSDASKKYGSGGLIQGKKYMLSLTWNAPLEAFTEKDQFFHGVGVDGVYLPFHKANEFLGLTALPTYIANDVIKMPDVARHIAEYREHLAKIFA, encoded by the coding sequence ATGAGCAACGTACTTATCATTAACGGCGCGAAAGAATTCGCCCACTCCAAAGGCCAGCTTAACGACACCCTGACTGAGGTCGCGGAGAGTTACCTGCGCGACGTTGGGCATGATGTAAAGGTCACCCGCGCAGACGGCGAGTATGACGCTAAAGAGGAAGTGCAGAAATACCTCTGGGCCGACGTCATTATTTATCAGATGCCAGGCTGGTGGATGGGCGCGCCCTGGACCGTGAAAAAGTATATCGACGATGTCTTTACCGAAGGCCACGGCGCGCTGTACGCCAGCGATGGCCGCACCCGCTCCGACGCCTCGAAAAAGTATGGCTCCGGCGGACTGATTCAGGGCAAAAAATATATGCTGTCGCTCACCTGGAACGCGCCGCTGGAAGCGTTCACCGAGAAAGATCAGTTCTTCCACGGCGTGGGCGTGGATGGCGTTTACCTGCCGTTCCACAAGGCGAACGAGTTTCTGGGCCTGACCGCGCTGCCGACGTATATCGCCAACGACGTGATTAAAATGCCGGACGTGGCGCGCCACATTGCGGAATATCGCGAGCATCTGGCGAAAATTTTTGCTTAA
- the katG gene encoding Catalase-peroxidase has product MVAVKRNTERNMSTPSEQHNTLSAGKCPFHQGNSNQSAGGGTASRDWWPNQLRVELLNQHSNRTNPLGEDFNYRKAFSELDYAALKGDLKALLTDSQPWWPADWGSYTGLFIRMAWHSAGTYRSADGRGGAGRGQQRFAPLNSWPDNVSLDKARRLLWPVKQKYGQKISWADLFILAGNVALENSGFRTFGFGAGREDVWEPDMDVNWGDEKNWLEHRHPESLAQAPLGATEMGLIYVNPEGPNHSGDPASAAPAIRATFGNMGMNDEETVALIAGGHTLGKTHGAAAADHVGVDPEAAPIEAQGLGWHSNFGSGAGADAITSGLEVTWTQTPTQWSNYFFENLFKYEWVQTRSPAGAIQFEAVDAPEIIPDPFDPSKKRKPTMLVTDLTLRFDPEFEKISRRFLNDPQAFNEAFARAWYKLTHRDMGPKARYIGPEVPKEDLIWQDPLPAAIYQPTQADIDSLKAEIASAGLTVSELVSVAWASASTFRGGDKRGGANGARLALAPQRDWEVNASAARALATLEAIQRAANKASLADIIVLAGAVGVEQAAKAAGVEITVPFAPGRVDARQDQTDVALFEFLKPKADGFRNYRGVRSSTPTESLLIDKAQQLTLTAPELTVLVGGMRAMGANYDASAHGVFTDRVGVLSTDFFVNLLDMRYEWKATDAMAEVFEGRDRESGEVKFTATRADLVFGSNAILRAVAEVYASDDAREKFVKDFVAAWTKVMNLDRFDLQSA; this is encoded by the coding sequence ATCGTAGCGGTAAAACGGAACACGGAGCGAAACATGAGTACGCCATCTGAACAACACAATACGTTATCTGCGGGGAAATGCCCGTTCCATCAGGGCAACAGCAACCAAAGCGCGGGCGGCGGCACCGCCAGCCGCGACTGGTGGCCGAATCAACTGCGCGTGGAGCTGTTGAACCAACACTCAAACCGCACCAACCCGCTGGGCGAAGATTTTAACTACCGTAAGGCGTTCAGCGAGCTGGATTATGCGGCGCTGAAAGGCGATCTGAAAGCGCTGTTAACCGATTCCCAGCCGTGGTGGCCTGCCGACTGGGGCAGCTACACCGGGCTTTTCATCCGCATGGCGTGGCACAGCGCGGGCACCTACCGCTCCGCTGACGGGCGCGGCGGCGCCGGTCGCGGGCAGCAGCGTTTCGCGCCGTTAAACTCCTGGCCGGATAACGTAAGCCTCGATAAAGCGCGTCGCCTGCTGTGGCCGGTGAAACAGAAATATGGCCAGAAAATCTCCTGGGCTGACCTGTTTATCCTCGCCGGCAACGTGGCGCTGGAAAATTCCGGGTTCCGCACTTTTGGTTTCGGGGCCGGGCGTGAAGACGTCTGGGAGCCGGATATGGACGTCAACTGGGGCGATGAGAAGAACTGGCTTGAGCATCGCCACCCGGAATCGCTGGCGCAGGCGCCGCTTGGCGCGACTGAAATGGGCCTTATCTACGTCAACCCGGAAGGGCCGAACCACAGCGGCGACCCGGCCTCCGCCGCGCCCGCCATTCGCGCAACGTTCGGCAACATGGGCATGAACGATGAAGAGACCGTGGCGCTGATCGCAGGCGGCCATACGCTCGGCAAAACCCACGGGGCCGCGGCGGCGGACCACGTCGGCGTCGATCCGGAGGCCGCGCCTATTGAAGCGCAGGGCCTCGGCTGGCACAGCAACTTTGGCAGCGGCGCAGGGGCGGATGCCATTACTTCCGGCCTGGAAGTGACCTGGACGCAGACGCCGACCCAGTGGAGCAACTACTTCTTCGAGAACCTGTTCAAATATGAATGGGTGCAGACCCGCAGCCCGGCAGGCGCCATTCAGTTTGAAGCGGTCGACGCGCCGGAGATCATTCCAGACCCGTTCGATCCGTCGAAAAAACGTAAGCCGACCATGCTGGTGACCGACCTGACGCTGCGTTTCGACCCGGAATTCGAGAAAATTTCGCGTCGTTTCCTTAACGACCCGCAGGCGTTCAATGAAGCCTTCGCCCGCGCCTGGTATAAGCTGACGCACCGCGATATGGGGCCGAAAGCGCGCTATATCGGCCCGGAAGTGCCGAAAGAAGATCTGATTTGGCAGGACCCGTTACCGGCGGCGATTTATCAGCCGACGCAGGCGGATATCGACAGCCTGAAAGCGGAGATCGCCAGCGCCGGTTTAACGGTAAGCGAGCTGGTATCCGTCGCCTGGGCGTCTGCCTCCACCTTCCGCGGCGGCGATAAACGCGGCGGCGCTAACGGCGCGCGTCTGGCGCTCGCTCCGCAGCGCGACTGGGAAGTAAACGCCTCAGCCGCGCGTGCGCTGGCGACGCTTGAAGCTATCCAGCGCGCCGCGAACAAAGCGTCGCTCGCTGATATCATTGTGCTGGCAGGCGCGGTGGGCGTTGAGCAGGCCGCGAAAGCCGCAGGCGTTGAGATTACCGTGCCGTTCGCGCCGGGCCGTGTCGATGCGCGTCAGGATCAGACCGACGTGGCGCTGTTCGAATTCCTGAAACCGAAAGCCGATGGTTTCCGTAACTATCGCGGCGTGCGCAGCAGTACCCCGACCGAGTCGCTGCTTATCGACAAAGCGCAGCAGCTGACGCTGACCGCGCCGGAACTTACCGTACTGGTGGGCGGGATGCGTGCGATGGGCGCGAACTATGACGCCAGCGCGCACGGCGTGTTCACGGACCGCGTGGGCGTGCTCAGCACCGATTTCTTCGTCAATCTGCTGGATATGCGTTACGAGTGGAAAGCGACCGACGCAATGGCTGAGGTGTTTGAAGGACGCGATCGCGAGAGCGGCGAAGTGAAATTCACGGCGACCCGCGCGGATCTGGTGTTTGGCTCTAACGCGATTCTGCGCGCTGTCGCGGAAGTCTATGCCAGTGATGATGCCCGCGAGAAATTCGTGAAGGATTTCGTGGCGGCCTGGACCAAAGTCATGAACCTGGACCGCTTCGATCTTCAGTCAGCGTAA
- the mdcB gene encoding 2-(5''-triphosphoribosyl)-3'-dephosphocoenzyme-Asynthase: protein MRQGRLPGRYRHSPRRRHPLAACREQRRRPGGMVRRSLQPTCQIPELVMNRQPLTHADGTADALARIATACLIDEARLTPKPGLVDCRGSGAHHDLTLALMERSAHSLTPTFHGLAQQSWQRPADIALRETVGRLGREGEAQMMAATGGVNTHRGAIWALGLLVSATAMCGADASADVIAATAARLASLPDAAAPKGFSKGLRATRRYQVPGAREEAQQGFPHVTRLALPQLHESRRRGANETEARLDALMAIMTSLSDTCVLNRAGLTGQFAMQRGARAVLAAGGTATAHGRRELATLDSEMLALNASPGGAADLLAATLYLDRVGASSRITD, encoded by the coding sequence GTGCGGCAAGGTCGTTTACCCGGAAGATATCGGCATTCGCCGCGCCGACGCCACCCGCTCGCTGCTTGCCGCGAGCAGCGTCGCCGACCTGGTGGAATGGTCAGGCGGTCTCTACAACCCACCTGCCAAATTCCGGAGCTGGTAATGAACCGACAGCCACTGACTCACGCCGACGGCACCGCAGACGCGCTGGCGCGCATCGCCACCGCCTGCCTGATTGATGAAGCGAGACTCACCCCGAAGCCGGGTCTGGTGGATTGTCGGGGCAGCGGCGCGCATCACGATTTAACGCTCGCGTTGATGGAGCGCTCGGCCCACAGCCTGACGCCGACGTTTCATGGGCTGGCCCAGCAGAGCTGGCAGCGTCCGGCGGATATCGCGCTGCGTGAAACCGTCGGCCGCCTGGGCCGCGAAGGCGAGGCGCAGATGATGGCGGCGACCGGCGGCGTCAATACGCACCGGGGCGCTATCTGGGCGCTGGGGCTGCTGGTAAGCGCTACCGCTATGTGCGGGGCTGACGCCTCAGCCGACGTCATCGCCGCCACCGCCGCGCGGCTTGCGAGCCTGCCGGACGCGGCTGCGCCAAAGGGCTTCAGCAAGGGGCTGCGCGCCACGCGCCGTTATCAGGTGCCAGGCGCGCGTGAAGAGGCGCAGCAGGGCTTCCCGCACGTCACGCGTCTCGCGCTGCCGCAGCTTCATGAGAGCCGCCGTCGCGGCGCGAACGAGACCGAAGCCCGGCTGGACGCGCTAATGGCGATCATGACCTCGCTCAGCGATACCTGCGTACTCAATCGCGCAGGCCTGACCGGTCAGTTCGCCATGCAGCGCGGCGCACGCGCCGTACTGGCGGCGGGCGGTACGGCAACCGCCCACGGGCGTCGCGAACTGGCAACGCTTGATAGCGAGATGCTGGCGCTCAACGCCTCGCCGGGCGGGGCCGCCGACTTGCTGGCCGCCACGCTCTATCTCGACCGCGTGGGCGCGTCATCCCGAATAACTGATTAA
- the mdcC gene encoding Malonate decarboxylase acyl carrier protein, giving the protein MEQITLSFPASRTLSGRALAGVVGSGDMEVLFTADQQQALNVTITTSVDNSTARWNALFDRLNMQNGLPSGTLIIHDFGATPGVARIRIEQVFEEVSHA; this is encoded by the coding sequence ATGGAACAGATTACATTGTCATTCCCCGCGAGCCGCACGCTGAGCGGCAGAGCGCTGGCGGGAGTGGTCGGGTCCGGTGATATGGAAGTCCTGTTCACCGCCGACCAGCAGCAGGCGCTCAACGTCACCATCACCACATCCGTGGACAACAGCACCGCGCGCTGGAACGCGCTGTTTGACCGCCTCAACATGCAAAACGGCCTGCCGTCCGGCACGCTGATTATCCACGATTTCGGCGCGACGCCCGGCGTGGCGCGCATCCGCATCGAACAGGTTTTTGAGGAGGTCAGCCATGCGTAA
- the ygiN gene encoding Probable quinol monooxygenase ygiN, with protein MLTVIAEIRTRPGAHHRQAVLEEFKKIIPAVLAEAGCHGYAPMVDSATGLDFQTSAPDSIVMVEQWASAAHLKAHLETPHMLGFRDAVKGDVLDTTIRILESGV; from the coding sequence ATGCTGACAGTTATAGCAGAAATTCGTACCCGTCCTGGCGCGCACCACCGTCAGGCGGTACTGGAAGAGTTCAAGAAGATCATTCCAGCGGTGCTGGCGGAAGCGGGTTGCCACGGCTACGCGCCGATGGTGGACAGCGCCACGGGTCTTGATTTTCAGACCAGCGCGCCGGATTCCATCGTGATGGTGGAACAGTGGGCCAGCGCCGCGCACTTAAAAGCGCATCTGGAAACGCCACATATGCTGGGCTTTCGTGACGCGGTAAAAGGCGATGTGCTGGATACCACCATTCGCATTCTGGAAAGCGGCGTCTGA